The Lacrimispora xylanolytica genome has a segment encoding these proteins:
- a CDS encoding glucan-binding protein has translation MKTIKRQLIMRSIVAMTALFLFLLAGSSHTLSFAHTKDESVYISGQWVEDEVGWRFVNHWNSSSPAGTWAEYQGYSYYFMDNGYMVTGWKYLNNHWYFFNKDKGKQEGSMVIGWVYDPDYNGWFYTNEYGILSTGWHRISGSWYYFNQNQDGVLGLMATNRMVEGSYVDANGRMNEVR, from the coding sequence ATGAAAACAATTAAACGCCAGCTTATTATGCGCTCCATTGTGGCAATGACCGCCCTATTTTTATTTCTCCTTGCAGGCTCCAGCCATACCTTGAGCTTTGCCCATACAAAGGATGAATCCGTTTATATCTCGGGCCAGTGGGTCGAGGATGAAGTGGGCTGGCGTTTTGTCAATCATTGGAATTCTTCTTCCCCAGCAGGTACCTGGGCAGAATATCAAGGATATTCCTATTATTTTATGGACAATGGATACATGGTCACCGGTTGGAAATATTTAAACAACCACTGGTATTTCTTTAACAAAGACAAAGGCAAGCAGGAAGGCTCTATGGTAATCGGCTGGGTATACGATCCTGATTATAACGGTTGGTTCTATACCAACGAGTATGGTATCCTGTCTACCGGCTGGCATCGTATCAGCGGATCCTGGTACTATTTTAACCAGAATCAGGACGGAGTACTCGGACTTATGGCTACCAACCGAATGGTGGAAGGATCTTACGTGGATGCCAATGGCCGTATGAATGAGGTTCGGTGA
- a CDS encoding Gfo/Idh/MocA family protein: MDTLKIGIIGAGRIASVLADTMVRMPDVELVGIASRSLEKAQEFAERFSIKKAYGTYEEMVKDPEIELVYIATPHSEHCNHAKLCLENGKHVLCEKSFAANVAQAEEMIAMAEDKKLLITEAMWVRYMPMAKTIKEVLNSGVIGEPMTLTANLCYLVSDKPRLIKPELAGGALLDVGVYTLNFASLIFGDEVTDIKSSVIKTETGVDAQNSITLCYPDGKMAILNSSLQVLSDRQGIIYGTKGYMVIENINNFESIKVYDKDRKVIETHERPEQISGYEYQITASAEAIKNGWTECPQMPHKTTLDIMKIMDELRNQWGLRYPFE; encoded by the coding sequence ATGGATACATTAAAAATTGGAATTATAGGAGCAGGAAGAATTGCCTCTGTATTAGCTGATACGATGGTAAGAATGCCTGATGTTGAACTTGTTGGTATTGCTTCCAGAAGTTTGGAAAAAGCCCAGGAGTTCGCAGAACGTTTCTCCATTAAAAAGGCTTACGGTACTTATGAGGAGATGGTAAAAGATCCGGAAATTGAGCTGGTCTATATTGCAACGCCTCATTCAGAACATTGCAATCATGCAAAGCTATGTCTGGAAAACGGCAAGCATGTTCTTTGTGAAAAGTCCTTTGCAGCCAATGTGGCACAGGCGGAAGAAATGATTGCTATGGCAGAAGATAAAAAGCTCCTGATTACAGAAGCCATGTGGGTGCGATATATGCCAATGGCTAAGACCATTAAAGAGGTCCTGAATTCTGGTGTTATCGGGGAGCCTATGACACTTACGGCCAATCTCTGCTATCTGGTTTCTGATAAGCCCCGTCTGATAAAGCCTGAGCTTGCCGGAGGTGCGCTGCTTGATGTAGGCGTATATACTTTAAATTTTGCTTCTCTCATTTTTGGTGATGAGGTTACAGATATAAAATCCAGTGTAATAAAGACTGAAACCGGAGTGGATGCACAAAACAGCATTACACTTTGCTATCCCGACGGGAAAATGGCCATCTTAAACAGCTCTTTGCAGGTCCTCTCAGACCGTCAGGGTATTATTTATGGAACAAAAGGGTATATGGTGATTGAAAATATCAATAATTTTGAGTCCATCAAGGTTTACGATAAGGACCGAAAAGTGATTGAGACCCATGAAAGACCTGAGCAAATCTCAGGATATGAATATCAGATTACGGCAAGTGCGGAAGCTATAAAAAATGGCTGGACAGAATGTCCGCAGATGCCTCATAAGACGACCCTTGATATTATGAAGATCATGGACGAGCTTAGAAACCAGTGGGGATTACGTTACCCATTTGAATAA
- a CDS encoding class B sortase, producing MIQKDQKRLKSRKESQIEIPKEHKKNQYKRNQYKRNYQIQFLNPKLLHLVKNLRPLKVCLLAFWFSVFLISAIILTNGANLYMSSNKEYANLNQVIWSTQSDNKKSTTNIKSSYKSPIEINPDYLMWLSIPGTSIDYPVARNQQPGYYLNHTFMRTKNPSGCLFVQEDAPEPGDGNTVIFGHNMKDGTMFADLKRYMKPGFYKAHSSIQLHYNGKWYKAIIYSIQLRNETDLQCYETEFLRPSEKTEFICKMKKSSMYETSYLPTTKDGLITLSTCYGSMERMIVQAALLCYTND from the coding sequence ATGATTCAAAAAGATCAAAAAAGGTTAAAAAGTCGAAAGGAGAGTCAAATAGAGATTCCAAAAGAACATAAGAAAAACCAATATAAAAGAAACCAATATAAAAGAAACTATCAAATCCAATTTTTAAATCCCAAGCTATTGCATTTAGTCAAAAATCTCAGACCGCTAAAAGTATGCCTCTTAGCATTCTGGTTTTCTGTATTTCTTATATCGGCAATAATACTGACCAATGGAGCAAATCTATATATGTCCTCCAATAAAGAATACGCAAATCTGAACCAAGTCATTTGGAGCACTCAATCTGACAATAAAAAATCAACCACTAATATAAAATCCAGTTATAAATCACCTATTGAAATCAATCCAGATTACCTCATGTGGTTATCCATACCGGGGACGTCTATTGATTATCCGGTAGCAAGAAACCAACAGCCTGGTTACTACTTAAATCACACCTTTATGCGAACTAAAAACCCAAGTGGCTGCTTATTTGTTCAAGAAGACGCGCCGGAACCAGGAGATGGGAATACGGTAATATTCGGTCATAATATGAAGGACGGAACCATGTTTGCAGACTTAAAGCGATATATGAAACCGGGATTTTATAAAGCTCACAGTAGCATTCAACTACATTACAACGGGAAATGGTATAAGGCAATTATTTATTCTATCCAACTCAGAAATGAAACTGATCTTCAATGCTATGAAACAGAATTTTTACGACCCTCGGAAAAAACAGAATTTATCTGTAAGATGAAAAAAAGCTCCATGTATGAAACGTCTTATTTGCCCACTACCAAGGATGGTTTAATCACCTTGTCTACCTGCTATGGATCGATGGAACGAATGATTGTACAGGCTGCCTTGTTATGCTATACTAATGATTAG